One genomic segment of Ferrimonas sp. YFM includes these proteins:
- a CDS encoding DUF1254 domain-containing protein, whose product MRIATLVSWAAVLFASAASADVSQEVLDSISTPDEVNTSIGTLKFLDGAPYPETAEKVYDYIDTMRGFDAFMKGIPGASLHMLIEGPKSLGANTAAHKIPIFDNLMDSSPLFLTGNTSTMYVLPGLDLLRDGPVVVEVPSGGPLGAFNDAWFRYLGDLGPAGPDKGQGGKYLVLPPGFEGEVPEGYFVVQSTSYNVWVFMRFPLGDGLDAAVNNAKGLRIYPLADKDSPPKMEFISLSGQSFNTVHANNFKFYEEINAVIQKEPLELLDPETRGLFAAIGIEKGKPFEPDKRMRRILSDAVAIGNAAARSIVWHPRVDGLMKGVEIYPGEGSAWIMAFADKNVFFNGDDGHTMNSDARVMFHYPYTAVTPAMALTRAGAGSDYAVAYVDANKQPFDGSKTYRLRVPANPPAKQFWAATVYDPQTRSQLQSSQPFPTVGSQTEGIKANADGSYDLYFGPKPPKGFENNWVETIPGKGWFTVFRIYGPLEPWIEKSWRLGEIKVID is encoded by the coding sequence ATGAGGATAGCGACCTTAGTGTCCTGGGCGGCGGTTCTGTTCGCCAGTGCAGCCAGCGCCGATGTAAGTCAGGAGGTTCTGGATTCTATTTCTACGCCCGATGAGGTGAACACCTCCATAGGGACCCTGAAGTTTCTTGATGGGGCTCCCTACCCGGAGACCGCCGAAAAAGTGTATGACTACATCGATACCATGAGAGGGTTCGACGCCTTCATGAAGGGCATACCCGGCGCCTCGTTGCATATGTTGATTGAGGGCCCCAAGAGCCTTGGCGCCAATACGGCGGCGCACAAGATCCCTATCTTCGACAATCTGATGGATTCCAGTCCGCTGTTTCTGACCGGCAACACCTCCACCATGTATGTGCTTCCTGGATTGGACCTGCTTCGAGACGGGCCCGTGGTGGTTGAGGTGCCCTCTGGCGGGCCGTTGGGCGCCTTTAACGACGCCTGGTTTCGTTACCTGGGCGATCTGGGGCCTGCAGGGCCGGATAAGGGGCAGGGGGGCAAGTATCTGGTGTTGCCTCCGGGGTTTGAAGGAGAAGTGCCCGAGGGGTACTTCGTCGTGCAGTCGACCAGCTACAACGTCTGGGTGTTTATGCGCTTCCCCCTTGGGGATGGCTTAGACGCGGCGGTAAACAACGCCAAAGGGTTGCGAATCTATCCTTTGGCAGACAAAGACAGTCCGCCGAAGATGGAGTTCATCAGTCTGTCGGGCCAGTCGTTTAACACGGTGCACGCCAACAACTTCAAGTTCTATGAGGAGATCAACGCGGTTATCCAGAAAGAGCCCTTGGAGCTGCTCGATCCGGAAACCAGGGGGTTGTTTGCGGCGATCGGCATAGAGAAGGGGAAGCCCTTTGAGCCGGATAAGCGCATGAGGAGAATCCTGAGTGATGCCGTTGCCATAGGCAATGCGGCCGCGCGCTCTATCGTCTGGCACCCCCGTGTCGATGGCCTGATGAAAGGGGTGGAGATCTACCCCGGGGAGGGCAGCGCCTGGATCATGGCCTTTGCTGACAAGAATGTGTTCTTCAACGGGGATGATGGCCACACCATGAACAGCGACGCCCGCGTGATGTTTCACTACCCCTATACGGCGGTGACGCCGGCCATGGCCTTAACAAGGGCTGGTGCGGGCTCGGATTATGCCGTGGCCTATGTGGATGCCAACAAGCAGCCATTTGATGGGTCTAAAACCTACCGGCTGCGGGTGCCGGCCAATCCTCCCGCTAAGCAGTTCTGGGCGGCCACCGTCTACGACCCACAGACCCGCTCTCAGCTGCAGAGCAGCCAGCCTTTTCCCACAGTGGGGAGCCAAACTGAGGGTATCAAGGCCAATGCGGATGGTTCCTATGACCTCTATTTTGGCCCTAAGCCGCCAAAGGGGTTTGAGAATAACTGGGTGGAAACCATTCCGGGCAAAGGTTGGTTCACCGTTTTCCGTATCTACGGTCCGCTGGAACCATGGATAGAAAAGAGTTGGCGGCTGGGTGAGATCAAAGTCATAGATTGA
- a CDS encoding SDR family NAD(P)-dependent oxidoreductase, whose product MKRPSGNLWIDTFFARKSTDRVPDQDLRGKTVVFTGGTDGLGRIALERLASMGADIVLVARTSKKSALVHTEIKLKGYAGEVSTVACDLSSLDSVRQAASAILERCGNIDLLINCAGANLAERMLSPEGYELNFVVNYLSPMLLTELLLERVKSTPEARIINVTSGTQQYGHVDLNDLHREQKWSTFASYAQAKLCMIMHAGDVAERLQGSDVTINCLNPGYIKSNIGRHLKGAERMFNVFFGGLAAPSWVGGERIVAAALGEEYRGVSGKFIYEDTLMAPNPETQDTGKVIRLLSQSFEMAGLSRPTA is encoded by the coding sequence ATGAAACGCCCATCCGGAAACCTTTGGATAGATACATTCTTCGCCCGCAAGTCGACAGACAGGGTGCCTGATCAGGACCTGAGAGGGAAAACCGTTGTGTTTACCGGCGGTACCGATGGCTTGGGCCGGATTGCTCTGGAGCGCTTGGCGTCCATGGGCGCAGATATTGTGCTTGTGGCGCGCACCTCAAAGAAGAGCGCCCTGGTGCACACCGAGATTAAGCTCAAGGGCTACGCGGGAGAGGTTTCAACCGTCGCGTGCGACCTCAGTTCCTTGGACAGTGTCAGACAAGCCGCCTCTGCCATTCTCGAGAGATGCGGCAACATTGACCTGTTGATCAACTGTGCGGGCGCCAACCTGGCCGAGCGCATGCTGTCTCCGGAAGGTTATGAGCTCAACTTTGTCGTTAACTATCTCAGCCCTATGCTGTTGACCGAGCTTCTGCTGGAGCGGGTTAAGTCCACTCCTGAGGCGCGCATCATCAACGTGACCTCGGGGACGCAGCAATATGGCCATGTGGATCTGAACGATCTGCATCGTGAACAGAAGTGGTCCACCTTCGCGAGCTACGCCCAGGCCAAGCTGTGCATGATCATGCATGCGGGCGATGTCGCTGAGCGCCTGCAGGGCAGCGACGTCACCATCAACTGCCTCAACCCCGGTTACATCAAAAGCAATATAGGAAGGCACCTGAAAGGGGCAGAGCGCATGTTCAACGTCTTTTTTGGCGGACTGGCTGCGCCGTCCTGGGTAGGAGGAGAACGCATAGTGGCCGCAGCTCTGGGGGAGGAGTATCGGGGCGTGTCCGGTAAGTTCATCTACGAAGACACTTTGATGGCACCCAACCCTGAAACCCAGGATACCGGCAAGGTCATCAGGCTGTTGAGTCAGTCTTTTGAAATGGCGGGTCTGTCCCGCCCCACGGCTTAG
- a CDS encoding TetR family transcriptional regulator, translating into MINALICWGLESKEVSSMTFKRARQAEQKADRRASILAKARELCAEYGIQNWSLNELGRRAEVNKSNLYRYFGSREEILMTLMTEETGAFVEAFTAATEGKTLNAEEFAKLIAEQYCAQSFLCELLSLSSTLLEHNVKLEKVRDIKLGSASQMGEIAKAIAHCLPGVDESEAGQIAFTSGVIAAGLWPMANPAAPMRKLTQFEGLEHLHFDFESQMEQMMANYIKGVMAK; encoded by the coding sequence ATGATTAACGCCCTGATCTGTTGGGGTTTGGAAAGCAAAGAGGTATCAAGCATGACGTTTAAGCGGGCAAGGCAAGCAGAGCAGAAGGCCGATCGCCGGGCCAGCATCCTGGCCAAGGCCCGTGAGCTTTGCGCCGAATACGGCATTCAGAACTGGTCACTGAACGAGTTGGGCCGTCGTGCAGAGGTCAATAAATCCAACCTCTACCGTTACTTTGGCAGTCGGGAAGAGATCTTGATGACCTTGATGACGGAAGAGACAGGCGCCTTTGTTGAGGCGTTTACAGCGGCGACAGAGGGTAAAACGCTCAACGCAGAAGAGTTTGCCAAGCTCATTGCAGAGCAGTACTGCGCACAATCGTTTCTGTGCGAGCTACTGAGCCTGTCTTCAACCTTACTGGAGCACAACGTAAAACTGGAGAAGGTCCGGGACATCAAGCTGGGCAGTGCTTCGCAGATGGGAGAGATCGCTAAAGCCATCGCCCATTGCTTGCCTGGCGTAGACGAGAGTGAGGCCGGCCAGATAGCCTTTACCTCAGGCGTGATTGCCGCCGGACTGTGGCCGATGGCCAACCCGGCCGCCCCCATGCGCAAGTTGACCCAGTTCGAAGGGTTGGAGCACCTGCATTTCGACTTTGAAAGCCAGATGGAACAGATGATGGCGAACTACATCAAAGGGGTTATGGCTAAATGA
- a CDS encoding HEPN domain-containing protein has product MTQAKKEFELALSDSEELITCYDSMNHHNSCTRPPEVLKRATLIMTLTAWETYIEDVAAELINAKYGMVMGSQVGSIITGRLNDHLKTFNNPDSKKTKDLFQEFFGIDITESWVWGNYHTSKDARTALNSWLRKRGEAVHRAQIDKQSSHIVKRDELDKCIRFFRELVNVTDKKLSEI; this is encoded by the coding sequence ATGACTCAAGCAAAAAAAGAGTTCGAATTGGCTTTGTCGGACTCAGAGGAGTTGATCACTTGTTATGATTCAATGAATCACCATAATAGCTGCACACGCCCTCCAGAAGTGCTGAAGCGCGCAACTTTGATTATGACTTTGACTGCTTGGGAAACGTATATTGAAGATGTGGCTGCCGAGCTAATCAATGCAAAATACGGAATGGTTATGGGCTCTCAAGTTGGTAGTATCATAACAGGGCGCCTGAACGATCACCTAAAGACATTCAATAACCCAGATTCCAAAAAAACTAAGGATCTCTTTCAAGAATTTTTCGGTATCGATATTACTGAGAGTTGGGTTTGGGGAAATTACCATACTTCGAAAGATGCAAGAACTGCATTAAATTCATGGCTTAGAAAGCGTGGAGAAGCTGTTCACAGAGCGCAGATTGACAAACAATCTTCGCATATAGTGAAACGAGATGAGCTGGATAAATGCATACGTTTCTTCAGAGAGTTAGTCAATGTCACCGATAAAAAGCTATCGGAGATCTAG
- a CDS encoding IS3 family transposase (programmed frameshift), which yields MTRKRRSFTAEFKLEAACLVLDQGYSVPEASRSLDVGETVIRNWVRQLQAERGGQTPNNKALTPEQQKIQELEARINRLEREKAVPKKGHSSLNGGRIRTYALIDQLREQESTELVCSAFDISTSCFYDYKARKRCVDSERIKFRSELRRLFKESRSSAGSRALMSMMQELGHKIGRFKVRSLMKEAGLTSKQPGSHSYKTAQVERPDIPNRLDREFDVAEPNQVWCGDITYIWAAGRWHYLAAIIDLHTRRTVGWAMSERPDADLAVKALEMAYQQRGCPDGVMFHSDQGSQYASRKFRQRLWRYRMTQSMSRRGNCWDNAPMERLFRSLKTEWIPSTGYMTAREAKRDVAAYLMDYYNWQRPHQHNDGVPPAEAENRAKQVSGFS from the exons ATGACAAGAAAGCGTCGCTCATTCACTGCGGAGTTCAAACTGGAAGCCGCATGCCTGGTACTCGACCAGGGCTACTCCGTCCCTGAGGCCAGTCGATCACTCGATGTTGGAGAGACGGTGATCCGCAACTGGGTTCGCCAGCTCCAAGCTGAGAGAGGAGGCCAGACTCCTAACAACAAGGCTCTTACCCCGGAGCAGCAGAAAATTCAGGAGCTTGAGGCCCGCATTAACCGACTTGAGCGAGAAAAGGCGGTGC CTAAAAAAGGCCACAGCTCTCTTAATGGCGGACGAATTCGAACGTACGCTCTGATAGACCAGTTGAGAGAGCAGGAATCCACAGAACTGGTCTGTTCCGCCTTCGATATCTCCACATCCTGTTTCTATGACTACAAGGCCCGAAAACGCTGCGTTGACTCTGAGCGTATCAAGTTTCGTAGCGAGCTACGCCGCTTGTTCAAGGAAAGCCGCAGCTCAGCTGGTAGTCGTGCACTGATGTCGATGATGCAGGAATTGGGGCACAAGATTGGTCGCTTCAAAGTACGTAGCTTGATGAAGGAGGCAGGGCTGACGTCCAAGCAGCCTGGCTCTCATTCCTATAAAACGGCTCAAGTGGAGCGACCGGACATCCCTAATCGGCTTGATCGGGAGTTCGATGTTGCCGAACCCAATCAAGTTTGGTGCGGCGATATTACTTATATCTGGGCCGCTGGTCGTTGGCATTATTTGGCTGCAATCATCGACCTTCACACACGCCGAACTGTGGGCTGGGCCATGTCGGAAAGACCTGATGCCGATTTGGCCGTAAAGGCACTGGAGATGGCATACCAGCAACGCGGTTGCCCAGATGGTGTGATGTTCCACTCTGACCAGGGAAGCCAATATGCCAGCCGAAAGTTCAGACAACGTCTCTGGCGCTATCGAATGACTCAGAGCATGAGCCGCCGTGGCAATTGCTGGGACAATGCTCCCATGGAGAGACTGTTCCGGAGCTTGAAGACAGAATGGATCCCATCAACTGGTTACATGACCGCTCGCGAAGCCAAGCGAGACGTCGCCGCATACTTGATGGACTACTACAACTGGCAGCGCCCTCACCAACACAATGATGGGGTGCCGCCTGCGGAAGCCGAGAATCGGGCTAAACAGGTGTCCGGATTTAGTTGA
- a CDS encoding DUF6602 domain-containing protein, with amino-acid sequence MEERYYTAGWKKFELNRRGMLAQYDLAKFENENRPLQTEHGVIAESTLRNWLIECLPEEYGVTSGFIIPPIVEPSDYTEYHFDVIIYEKKGCPVLWQSHNSDLASQGQHKAIPLRYVRCVLEVKAAFNAKNAKSARDGLERLRNIGSRFSSGFKTAVVFFESQLSKRNSITPLAKLVGETGDRLFDFGCVLRCDKNFEVSGFFEKVGNMQSPPLRSEKLYNDIDNYVLEKQADSSISPNTTPPSFSILDIRKDGRNTQHFFKSFNTTYLSPIHDRFDGYSLKWSRNGFTYFILHLLYVLANKPSIVNGDLTEYPPGLCFDKCTESL; translated from the coding sequence ATGGAAGAGCGTTACTATACAGCTGGATGGAAGAAGTTCGAACTGAACCGTAGGGGAATGCTTGCTCAGTATGATCTCGCAAAGTTTGAAAATGAGAATAGACCATTACAGACTGAGCACGGTGTCATAGCTGAATCGACACTCCGAAACTGGCTCATCGAATGTCTGCCGGAAGAATATGGCGTCACCTCTGGCTTCATAATTCCGCCGATAGTTGAGCCTTCCGATTACACTGAATACCACTTCGACGTAATAATCTATGAGAAAAAGGGCTGTCCTGTTCTATGGCAAAGTCATAACAGTGATTTGGCGTCACAAGGGCAACATAAGGCAATTCCTTTACGTTATGTAAGGTGTGTGCTCGAAGTGAAGGCAGCATTTAATGCTAAAAACGCGAAATCAGCTAGAGATGGCTTAGAAAGGCTTAGAAACATTGGTAGTCGATTCTCCTCTGGTTTCAAAACCGCAGTAGTTTTTTTTGAGTCCCAGTTATCCAAGCGAAATAGCATCACACCGCTCGCAAAGTTGGTCGGTGAAACTGGAGACCGCCTATTCGATTTCGGTTGTGTTTTAAGGTGCGATAAGAACTTTGAGGTATCGGGTTTTTTTGAGAAAGTAGGAAATATGCAATCTCCTCCACTTCGAAGTGAAAAACTATACAACGATATTGATAACTATGTGTTAGAGAAACAAGCTGATTCATCTATATCACCAAATACTACTCCGCCTTCATTTAGTATTTTAGATATCCGGAAAGATGGAAGAAATACACAGCATTTTTTTAAGAGTTTTAATACTACCTACTTAAGCCCTATTCACGACCGGTTTGATGGGTATAGTCTAAAATGGTCTAGGAATGGATTTACCTATTTCATACTGCATCTTCTTTATGTTTTGGCAAACAAGCCTAGCATCGTTAATGGGGATCTTACAGAATACCCTCCAGGATTATGTTTTGATAAGTGTACTGAATCCCTATAA
- a CDS encoding M14-type cytosolic carboxypeptidase translates to MKIFSNFESGAINVVKAESKDDIQLTIPNDNQSEFYQWFHFRLESQVGEEHSIKLMNLVKSAYPEGWDNYRVAASYDREEWFRIPAEFDGDTMSFKVTPEHNSIYFAYFAPYSYGRHQDLIHHAQLHPECTLETLGHTLDGNDMSLLTIGTPEPGKKIVWVIGRQHPGETMAEWFIEGLLTRLLDDEDSVGRTLLGNSVFYVVPNMNPDGSIRGHLRTNAIGVNLNREWAEPSMERSPEVFLVRQKMLETGIDMFLDVHGDEAIPYNFVAGSEGTPSYGEERKALEDAFKSALMAITPEFQDEYGYDKDKPGEANLTVGSNWVAEQFDCLSYTVEMPFKDHDFAPDEDYGWSPQRSHQFGRDTLAAVNAVMGKL, encoded by the coding sequence ATGAAGATCTTCAGCAACTTTGAAAGTGGCGCCATCAATGTGGTGAAAGCGGAGTCCAAAGACGACATCCAGCTGACCATCCCCAACGACAACCAGTCCGAGTTCTACCAGTGGTTTCATTTCCGTCTGGAATCCCAGGTGGGCGAGGAGCACAGCATCAAGCTGATGAACCTGGTCAAGTCTGCCTACCCTGAAGGCTGGGACAACTACCGGGTAGCCGCCTCCTACGACCGTGAGGAGTGGTTCCGCATCCCCGCCGAGTTCGACGGCGACACCATGAGCTTCAAGGTGACCCCGGAGCACAACTCCATCTATTTCGCCTATTTCGCTCCTTACAGCTATGGCCGTCACCAGGACCTGATCCATCACGCCCAGCTGCACCCGGAGTGCACCCTGGAGACCCTGGGCCACACCCTGGATGGCAATGATATGAGTCTGCTGACCATCGGCACTCCGGAGCCCGGCAAGAAGATTGTCTGGGTCATTGGTCGTCAGCACCCTGGCGAGACCATGGCCGAGTGGTTCATCGAAGGCCTGCTGACCCGCCTGCTGGACGATGAAGACAGCGTAGGCCGCACCCTGCTGGGCAACTCCGTGTTCTACGTGGTGCCCAACATGAATCCCGATGGCTCCATCCGCGGTCACTTGCGCACCAACGCCATTGGCGTAAACCTCAACCGAGAGTGGGCCGAACCGAGCATGGAACGCAGTCCCGAGGTGTTCCTGGTGCGCCAGAAGATGCTGGAAACCGGCATCGACATGTTCCTGGACGTCCACGGCGACGAAGCGATTCCCTACAACTTCGTGGCTGGCAGTGAGGGCACTCCCTCCTACGGCGAAGAGCGCAAAGCCCTGGAGGACGCCTTCAAGTCCGCCCTGATGGCCATTACCCCAGAGTTCCAGGATGAGTACGGCTACGACAAAGACAAGCCCGGCGAAGCCAACCTTACCGTAGGCTCCAACTGGGTGGCCGAGCAGTTCGACTGCCTATCCTACACCGTCGAGATGCCGTTCAAAGACCACGACTTCGCCCCGGACGAAGACTACGGCTGGTCACCCCAGCGCAGCCACCAGTTCGGCCGCGACACCCTTGCTGCGGTCAACGCCGTGATGGGTAAGCTGTAA
- a CDS encoding SDR family oxidoreductase: protein MSYFVTGGTGFIGKYILANLAKREGEIFILVREGTEDKFEENCELLNLDPSRFTIIKGELAEPMLGVSDVDKEKIHGKVTEFIHCAAMYNITASAQLNHDINVGGTREALALAKFAGAKCFNHLSSIAVAGFYHGVFNEHMFEQGVGLDVNPYLKTKYDSEALVREQEEMEYRIFRPSMVIGHSKTGEIDKIDGPYYLFKTLQKLRNILPSWIPAIGIKGGEFNMVPVDYVANAIDHIVNAPETQGQCYHLVDNPGVKMIEALDVFSQAAHGSRLSAGISPGLLDFIPGPMRGALLNLPTVRHLIDQTLASLKVPKEALKLLDLKTKFDDSNTRKALAGTDIAVPPLRDYAGVVWDYWERNLDPNRMGSRTLEQHVEGKVAVVTGASSGIGRALAIRLASAGAKVMLVARGMEQLKEVEQEILAEGGEAYSYNCDLNNLELCDQVIDRIHEEHGAVDLLVNNAGRSIRRSLKLTYDRFHDFERTMQLNYFSPVRLTMRALPKMVEAGGAHVINISTIAVLGGSAPRFSAYVASKAALDAWSKSAGAEYCEHNVSFTNVHMPLVRTPMIESSPMYKFAPTLSPDEAVAMIEEAILEKHVEVNTAIGSAMRAANILAPKLYELLMSTTYKMFPDTAAAQGLPEEEVKPTPEQVALAALMSGNYL, encoded by the coding sequence ATGAGTTACTTTGTTACTGGCGGTACTGGTTTCATTGGAAAGTACATTTTGGCCAACCTGGCCAAGCGGGAAGGTGAGATTTTTATCCTGGTGCGGGAGGGCACAGAGGACAAGTTTGAAGAGAACTGCGAACTGCTGAATCTCGATCCCAGCAGGTTCACCATCATCAAGGGCGAACTGGCTGAGCCCATGCTCGGCGTCAGCGACGTCGACAAAGAGAAGATCCACGGTAAGGTCACCGAATTTATCCACTGCGCGGCGATGTACAACATCACCGCATCTGCCCAGCTCAACCACGACATCAACGTGGGTGGCACCAGAGAGGCCCTGGCCCTGGCTAAGTTTGCCGGCGCCAAATGCTTCAACCATCTGAGCTCCATTGCCGTTGCCGGCTTCTACCACGGCGTATTCAACGAGCACATGTTCGAGCAGGGCGTTGGCCTGGACGTAAACCCCTACCTCAAGACCAAGTACGACTCCGAAGCCCTGGTGCGCGAGCAGGAGGAGATGGAGTACCGTATCTTCCGGCCCTCGATGGTCATCGGCCACTCCAAGACAGGTGAAATTGATAAGATTGATGGTCCTTACTACCTGTTCAAGACCCTGCAGAAGCTGCGCAACATCCTGCCCAGCTGGATTCCGGCCATCGGCATCAAGGGCGGTGAGTTCAACATGGTGCCCGTGGACTACGTGGCCAACGCCATCGACCACATCGTCAATGCGCCTGAGACCCAGGGCCAGTGCTACCACCTGGTGGACAACCCCGGGGTGAAGATGATTGAGGCCCTGGATGTGTTCTCCCAGGCCGCTCACGGCTCCCGTCTCTCTGCGGGCATCAGCCCCGGCCTGCTGGACTTCATTCCTGGGCCCATGCGTGGCGCCCTGCTGAACCTGCCCACGGTACGTCACCTGATTGACCAGACTCTGGCCAGCCTCAAGGTGCCAAAAGAGGCGCTTAAGCTGCTGGATCTTAAGACCAAGTTCGACGACTCTAACACCCGCAAAGCCCTGGCGGGCACCGACATCGCCGTACCGCCGCTGCGCGATTATGCCGGTGTGGTGTGGGACTACTGGGAGCGCAACCTGGATCCCAACCGTATGGGCAGCCGCACCCTGGAACAGCACGTTGAAGGTAAGGTGGCGGTGGTCACCGGGGCCAGCTCCGGCATCGGCCGTGCCCTGGCCATTCGTCTGGCCAGTGCCGGTGCCAAGGTGATGCTGGTGGCCCGCGGCATGGAGCAGCTCAAAGAGGTGGAGCAGGAGATCCTGGCCGAGGGTGGCGAAGCCTACAGCTACAACTGCGACCTCAACAACCTGGAGCTGTGTGACCAGGTGATTGACCGCATCCATGAGGAGCATGGCGCGGTGGACTTGCTGGTGAACAACGCAGGTCGCTCCATCCGCCGTTCGCTGAAGCTGACCTACGACCGCTTCCACGATTTCGAGCGCACCATGCAGCTCAACTATTTCTCGCCGGTGCGCCTGACCATGCGGGCCTTGCCCAAGATGGTGGAAGCCGGTGGCGCTCACGTCATCAACATCTCCACCATCGCCGTACTCGGTGGCAGTGCCCCGCGCTTCTCCGCTTATGTGGCCTCTAAGGCGGCGCTGGACGCCTGGTCCAAGTCCGCCGGTGCGGAGTACTGCGAACACAACGTGTCCTTCACCAACGTGCACATGCCTCTGGTGCGTACGCCGATGATTGAGTCCTCGCCCATGTACAAGTTCGCCCCGACCCTGAGCCCGGATGAAGCGGTGGCGATGATCGAGGAGGCGATTCTTGAGAAGCATGTGGAGGTGAACACCGCCATCGGCAGCGCCATGCGCGCGGCCAACATCCTGGCGCCCAAGCTGTATGAGCTGCTGATGTCCACCACCTACAAGATGTTCCCGGACACCGCCGCCGCCCAGGGCCTGCCCGAAGAGGAGGTGAAGCCCACTCCAGAGCAGGTGGCTCTGGCGGCGCTGATGTCAGGTAACTACCTGTAA
- a CDS encoding helix-turn-helix domain-containing protein has product MHEAGLTMPKGAFGRLLKFWRKTRGLSQESLAHKVGSSLRHISFLETGKSLPGQELVEKLAELLELNVRETNNLLASAGYAPTSFTLKPDSYEHHWLRQSLIATLRGFDPFPAMIIDQYGSARMINRGMLTLVKRFAPATAAKDSFNMVDLIFTEQGFKPFLIGWEDTVCALLMTLQQDILMYQDPWASQLLQRVLQEKSVPKDWRKRGSKQMNVTGFVTTTEFPGRGVEQWMHVFHTVGATSFVSEPKLMIHAIFPKEHCCDPKWEELVARCDADHPLLPY; this is encoded by the coding sequence ATGCATGAAGCGGGACTGACCATGCCCAAAGGCGCCTTTGGGAGACTACTGAAATTTTGGCGAAAAACCCGGGGGCTGAGCCAGGAGAGCTTGGCCCATAAGGTGGGTTCGTCGCTCAGACACATCAGCTTTCTGGAAACGGGCAAATCCCTGCCTGGCCAGGAGTTGGTGGAGAAGCTGGCGGAGCTGCTGGAGCTCAACGTCAGAGAGACCAACAACCTGCTCGCCTCCGCCGGATACGCCCCCACCAGCTTTACCCTCAAACCCGACTCCTATGAACACCACTGGCTGCGACAATCGCTGATTGCCACCCTGCGCGGCTTCGATCCCTTTCCGGCAATGATCATCGACCAGTACGGCAGTGCCAGGATGATCAACCGCGGCATGCTGACTCTGGTCAAACGCTTCGCCCCGGCCACCGCCGCCAAAGACAGCTTCAACATGGTGGATCTCATCTTCACCGAACAGGGGTTCAAGCCCTTCCTGATTGGCTGGGAGGACACAGTGTGTGCCCTGCTGATGACCCTGCAGCAGGACATCCTGATGTACCAGGATCCCTGGGCCAGTCAGTTGCTGCAAAGGGTGCTGCAAGAGAAGTCGGTGCCCAAGGACTGGCGCAAGCGCGGCTCCAAGCAGATGAATGTGACAGGCTTTGTGACCACCACGGAATTTCCCGGGCGCGGGGTGGAACAATGGATGCACGTGTTTCATACCGTCGGGGCCACCAGTTTTGTGTCTGAGCCCAAGTTAATGATTCACGCCATCTTTCCCAAGGAGCACTGCTGCGATCCCAAGTGGGAGGAGCTGGTGGCGCGCTGCGACGCCGACCATCCACTGCTGCCCTATTGA
- a CDS encoding endonuclease/exonuclease/phosphatase family protein: MKHIALSLTTAALLSLGLSGCPSAPPPGTQAWVMPAATTATDAPEPLPHRFSLISWNIHKQLGEPQWQQEFARMQHEYTPDLLALQEVNVNPTVAPELSPYHYAFGANLQKRDGSQSGVMSLTGSPILSARLKLTTPAEPITHTPKAALLTQVALDEQQSLMLVNIHGINFVTNSDYRQQLDNLEKRIAAHQGPVIFAGDFNTWSSQRQKLLTALAGRQGLRQVQFSDNEKSEIKQFLGQPLDHILYSCQLTPVADSSRVLSEFTSSDHTPLLVEFEYSPVCG, encoded by the coding sequence TTGAAACACATTGCTCTGTCACTGACCACTGCCGCCCTGCTCTCCTTGGGACTGAGCGGCTGCCCCTCGGCGCCACCACCAGGCACCCAGGCCTGGGTGATGCCGGCGGCCACCACCGCCACCGACGCGCCCGAGCCCCTGCCCCATCGATTCTCGCTGATCTCCTGGAACATCCATAAGCAACTGGGTGAGCCCCAGTGGCAACAGGAGTTTGCCCGGATGCAGCATGAGTACACCCCGGACCTGCTGGCGCTGCAGGAGGTGAACGTCAACCCGACTGTCGCCCCTGAGCTGTCGCCCTACCATTACGCCTTTGGCGCCAACCTGCAAAAGCGGGACGGCAGCCAGTCCGGGGTAATGAGTCTGACCGGCAGCCCCATCCTCAGCGCCAGGCTGAAGCTGACCACCCCGGCTGAGCCCATTACCCACACCCCCAAGGCGGCGCTGCTGACCCAGGTTGCTTTGGATGAGCAGCAAAGCCTGATGCTGGTGAACATCCACGGCATCAACTTTGTCACCAACAGCGATTACCGCCAGCAGCTGGATAATCTGGAGAAGCGCATCGCCGCACACCAGGGGCCGGTGATCTTCGCCGGCGATTTCAACACCTGGTCATCCCAGCGGCAGAAGCTGCTGACCGCCCTGGCCGGTCGCCAGGGGCTGAGGCAGGTGCAGTTCAGCGATAATGAGAAGTCTGAGATAAAGCAGTTTCTTGGGCAGCCGCTGGATCACATCCTCTACAGCTGCCAGCTGACCCCGGTCGCCGACAGCAGCCGGGTGCTCAGCGAGTTCACCAGCTCGGATCACACCCCGCTGCTGGTGGAGTTCGAGTACAGCCCGGTGTGCGGCTGA